In Pirellula sp. SH-Sr6A, the DNA window CGGGTGGAAGCAATGGGGCAATCTGCAGTGCTCCATCCACAAATCGAACATCGCAGGGAGGCAATGGACCGTTTTCCTCTATCGAGAGATTTAGTCCCAGAATGATTCGATCCTGAAAGTTTCCATAGGCGGCCAGAAGAACCATGGCAGCAACCGCGCGATCGCCGTAGTGCTCCTTCAACCGATCGAAGAGGTCGTCGTCGATCTTGGACGCTTCGGTAGAAAGTTGCTTCACAAACTGCATGGCTTCTTGCTCGGGCTTGGAGCCGGCAGGGAATCCTTGCATGAAAGCTCCAATGTCCTCTTGTTTGCCACCACTTCGTCGCAGGTCGGCTAAGGCATACGCCATTGAATAGTCGCAGTGATTTGCCTGTGCAATGCACCATCGGAGTTTGGCTCTCAACTTCGGGTCGAGCGGACTTCGCAACCGGTGGGCGGCGTCAAGCTCCAACATAGCAGCTGTAGTTCTCGGAAGTTCCGCTGCGACGGCCCGCGCCCATATCGGCAAAGCCCCCTTCACTCCCGCCTTTAACTCGGGTAAGCGTTCCCAAGTTTGTTGATCACTGAGCAAAGGAACAAAAGGCTGTTGCTTGGCTTCATTGTCCAAAACAGACATCATGATTGCTTGCTCGACTTCTCCGGGTCGGAAACCAAACGGTCCGCGAGAAGATCTGTACAAAACTCTTCCATTGCGGTCTAAGACGTAAACGCGACCAGGCATCGCGCTGTATTGGTTCCCAACGGTATCGTCGATAGAGTCGACCAAAAGTGGCATGCGATAGTTGAGTTTGGTTGCACAAGTTTGCGCAACGGCAATTCGTTCCTCAAAGGTCTTGGGTTGAGGAAGCCTAACACCCATTCGAGAGTTCGACTCCATAATCCATCCATCTTCGGGATGGGCTTCGCGAACGTAGATTCCAAAGCAATGAATCCGTCCCTTCAAGGAATGGCACACGTCATCCAGCTCGCGGTAGAACCGACGGAACGGACCGCAGGTGTAGTTTCCAAAAATCAATACGATCGGCTTATCATGATAGTGTTTAGATAGCCGAATGGTCTCCTTACCATCCTGAGTTTTCAACTCAAAGTCCGGTGCGACCTCATTCAGAGATGGACCTTCGAAAAACGATCCTAGCTCGCTCTTGAAGAATCCCTCGAGCAATCTCCTTCGAGTCGGCTCGTCGCCTGGCAAATAGGGAGGTCGCCCCTTACCAATAGGTATAGCTCGCCTAAATGAATCGATACTGAGATGGGTTTCGTCTTTCCTCGCGCTATCAAAGAACGCCATCCATTCGTCTCGATTGACCTGCGAGTCGCCTGATTGATCTATGAATCGAAAGAATTGATTAGCTACCCCCATTTCGCGCATGTACATACTGTCTGGGGACCAATCGAAGTCTCCTGACTCGAGCTTTCCATCTCCGTTCCTATCGATGCGATCAAACAAGAATGGATCTCCAACGAAACCCTTCTTTTCCAAAGCCATGGATTCGTCAATCCTGAATCGACCCGCTAACCAACTCCAAGAGTGCAGCAATTGAGGGTCTTTGAACCAACCGTTTCCGATTCCCATCGCATCGTCGCGCAGAATTCCGAGCAACATTGCCAACGCTTCAGTCGGTTTACCCTCGATCGATTTTTCAATGCGATCCGCAAGTCTCTTGCACGCTTCGTCGTCGTCAGAAACGGACAAACATTCTCGCTCTAGCGACGAGAAGTCCTGATTGAACCACGGTTTTGACGGTACCTGTCCTAAACTCGCCTGCATGGCCCCTACAAAAAAGAACACGGCTACCAAAACAAATCGAAGGTATTTCATAGTATTCGCCTGATGTTACTGTCTTTTCATGAAGCGTTTACCGTCACGGTGATCCGTAAGTGCTTCGCTTGGTAGTAAACAGAATAAACCTAGAATCGATGCCATCTCACGATCGCTGACGGCTCGTTTCATCGCCCCAAACTCGATCATCTCGGGTGATGAACCGAAAACGCGAGGGAGCTTCGGAGGTTGCCTAGAACCTCGTTAATTCAAAACGACTTGGACGCGTCGATTTGAGTGCTGAGCCACGCCATCACCCACCACTTGGTCGGCCACCAATCCTCTCTATTGTGTCCCACCGATGTCTTGAGCGATGATTCCGCTAGGTGTTTTGGATAAGTTCCTAATCGACTTCAACTCGTTGCAAAAACTCCATCTCGGATGGAGCCGTTCGATGGCTTATTCCTCATCTCCCAGCGTCGCAGCAGGATGACTCACCCTGCTGCGAAGTCCCACCCCTATCAGCGATCGAGAGCTTCCAGCGGTAACTGTGTCGCTTCTGTCAGACGATTGAAGAACGCTGCTTGCGTGGTCACATAAACCGCCTCAGCAACCCGTTTGTCGTCCATGATCGATTGCATGGCATAAAAATCCTCATCGCTGATCAAGGCAGGATTGGCGGCAATCGTTCTTGCGAATCGAACGAGAATCTTATCTTGCTGTTGCTGTTTGGTAGGAGTTTTGGATTCGGACTTTGACTCTGCGCCTAGCGAGTCCAACGCGCGTATATCCGAATCGGACCACCTAAGCTTTTTCAATCCATGGACTGCATGGCCCAGCGCGTACCATGCTCGATCGTCTCGCGCCGAAACGTAAGCGATGATCGCCTTGGAACGAGGATCCAATGTCCCGGAAGTTTCAATTTTATACAGTGCAACAGCGCGTTCTGCGCCGGACTTCGGAAGAGTCGACAGGAGCCTAGTCCAGTGTTGGCTACTCCATTCTGGTGGCATGTCATTCGATGCGAGCCATGACCTAGTCGTTTCCTCATCCGATATCGAAACCAATGGTGTTCGTGCCGCGGTTGACGCAAGCTGTTTCTGTACTTCTTCCCAGCTCTCCCATTCGGGACGCGTTCGTTTGTGTGCGGGTACAAGACCTGTCCCTAAACCTCGCGCCGTTGGCGCAACGCGGCTGAGACTCTTTGCAAACTTCTCACTTGTGGGGCGTGTGAACTCGAAAAGAACATCTTGCTGAATTCGCATCGGACCGGTCCAACGATTGGTGGCATTGAAACCAGCGATCGTCACGATTAGCTCAACCACCTGTTTCTCGTTGAAATGCTTCTTCAATGCTGCTACGTCGTCTGCCGTAAACTCATGTGGATAGAAAGACAGCTTACTAGCAAACTCGAACGCAGCCTTCTGTTGGGGTTCAAAGTAATTCCAGTCGGCGTCGAGAGCTGCGAGCGTATCGTCCGAAACGCCTCGATTTGCCAATCCGGATTCTTGATGCCCTAAACAATAGGTGCAATTATTGCCCCGAGAGACAATCCAGAAAATCATGGTTCGAAAACTGGGATCAAGTCCTGATTCCGATACACGGGGTTGGTTGTTTGAAGCTCGCTGGATGTCGGCATCGAGGGAAAACCCATACTCGCTCAGATAATATGCCCGTGTCCTGGCGTTATTGGCCAACCCTAGGCGTCGAGGTGCCTCGCCCGTTTCTTTGGCCTTTGACTTTTGCGCTGCGATCAATTGAATCTCAGCTTCGGTTAGGGGTGGAGCGGGGAGTCGCGGCTTAGCCATCTTCGATTCATCGAGAACGCGTTTCACGTCGTCTCGTGTGACAGGGACGGGATCGATCTTGTAGCTCGATGCGGCAGGCTCGCTCGGTAGTCCCGCCGCTTCGGTAATCCGGTTGAACGCCGTCCGGGTGGTGGTATAGTTGATCGCTTGAACCGTATCCCGCGGCCCCGCTAAATCTACGGCTCGCTTTACCTCAGCGGCGGATAGAACCACGGGTGCATCTCCTAGCTTCTTGACCATATCGAACAGGGCCTGTTCGCGGGGCGTGAACGACTTCCAATCTCCATCGAGTGCAAAAATCTGTTCCTCGGATTGGTTCAGCTTGGTCAAATCGGCATAGGCCAAACTGAGGGCATACCATGCTCGATCCTGACGCGCAA includes these proteins:
- a CDS encoding deiodinase family protein → MKYLRFVLVAVFFFVGAMQASLGQVPSKPWFNQDFSSLERECLSVSDDDEACKRLADRIEKSIEGKPTEALAMLLGILRDDAMGIGNGWFKDPQLLHSWSWLAGRFRIDESMALEKKGFVGDPFLFDRIDRNGDGKLESGDFDWSPDSMYMREMGVANQFFRFIDQSGDSQVNRDEWMAFFDSARKDETHLSIDSFRRAIPIGKGRPPYLPGDEPTRRRLLEGFFKSELGSFFEGPSLNEVAPDFELKTQDGKETIRLSKHYHDKPIVLIFGNYTCGPFRRFYRELDDVCHSLKGRIHCFGIYVREAHPEDGWIMESNSRMGVRLPQPKTFEERIAVAQTCATKLNYRMPLLVDSIDDTVGNQYSAMPGRVYVLDRNGRVLYRSSRGPFGFRPGEVEQAIMMSVLDNEAKQQPFVPLLSDQQTWERLPELKAGVKGALPIWARAVAAELPRTTAAMLELDAAHRLRSPLDPKLRAKLRWCIAQANHCDYSMAYALADLRRSGGKQEDIGAFMQGFPAGSKPEQEAMQFVKQLSTEASKIDDDLFDRLKEHYGDRAVAAMVLLAAYGNFQDRIILGLNLSIEENGPLPPCDVRFVDGALQIAPLLPPDNGQDQYIADGVAISPPGKDWNGITFGQLQKGLEVQRDRKARLPIPAWDQVQDKLPAPMSSKPTAIRWSLINYGYVPELAIPWTISTRTHWSECPSPRILEESLFWVQTRAVECSYCMGHCEMLLEVAGLSKEATANRTKLLAESDWSAFPPEEQRAYAFARKLSTTPWLISQQDYQTLRSDWGDKKAMGIFWWLCRGLYMTRISDGFQLPLERENVFGP